The following proteins are encoded in a genomic region of Campylobacter showae CSUNSWCD:
- a CDS encoding flavin reductase family protein codes for MGKFNKTRLKEQKWLSSKSIYKNHIPNPGATTLVSAKYDGDGNAMAITWAQALDYDKVTIVPHNGSCAGTLIEKSGYFAVQIPTAAQAELVSELGTENNSRFDNADKMKNVEIFYQDDIDVPLIADCAARLVCKRITEPHNEQSYDLFISEVVAAYADERIFDGGHWLFEKIPDELKTLHYVAGGRYYLDGKAVDTKRTPISDE; via the coding sequence GTGGGCAAATTTAACAAAACCAGGCTAAAGGAGCAAAAATGGCTATCATCAAAGTCGATCTACAAAAATCATATCCCAAACCCTGGCGCTACCACGCTCGTATCGGCCAAATACGATGGCGACGGCAATGCGATGGCGATAACGTGGGCGCAGGCGCTTGATTATGACAAGGTTACCATCGTGCCGCACAACGGCTCATGCGCGGGGACGCTCATCGAAAAGAGCGGGTATTTCGCCGTGCAGATCCCAACGGCAGCGCAGGCGGAGCTGGTTAGCGAGCTTGGCACCGAAAACAACTCGCGCTTTGATAACGCGGACAAGATGAAAAACGTCGAAATTTTTTATCAAGATGACATTGACGTGCCGCTGATCGCGGACTGCGCGGCGCGGCTCGTTTGCAAGCGTATCACGGAGCCTCACAATGAGCAGAGCTACGATCTTTTCATCAGCGAGGTCGTCGCGGCGTATGCGGACGAGCGGATATTTGACGGCGGACACTGGCTGTTTGAAAAGATCCCTGACGAGCTAAAAACGCTCCACTACGTCGCCGGCGGTCGGTATTATCTGGACGGCAAAGCGGTAGATACCAAACGCACGCCCATAAGCGACGAATAA
- a CDS encoding NAD-dependent epimerase/dehydratase family protein, with product MGKTALVVGATGAVGREIVRGLCESPNYDKIIVWARRELKFSHEKLETQIVNFSDVKNMPPREIDEIFCALGTTMKQAGSRGQFYKVDVSYPVNIAKWGIASGVRRFALISSQGADERSRFFYLRAKGKAEKKIAALKYESVQIARLPAIKSERERVRMGELFTIWLFGLLPKFILTNYRPMSAQDIAASVIAAAQTDAKGVQIYHPRDFL from the coding sequence ATGGGTAAAACAGCTTTGGTTGTGGGTGCCACTGGAGCAGTCGGACGTGAGATAGTGCGCGGGCTTTGCGAGAGTCCAAACTATGATAAAATCATCGTTTGGGCGCGCAGGGAGCTAAAATTTAGCCATGAAAAGCTAGAGACGCAGATCGTAAATTTTAGCGACGTAAAAAACATGCCGCCACGCGAGATAGACGAGATATTTTGCGCGCTTGGCACGACGATGAAGCAAGCCGGTAGCCGCGGGCAGTTTTATAAAGTGGATGTGAGCTATCCCGTAAATATCGCAAAATGGGGCATCGCATCAGGCGTGCGCCGTTTCGCGCTCATTTCGTCGCAGGGCGCGGACGAGCGGTCGAGATTTTTTTATCTGCGCGCAAAGGGCAAGGCGGAGAAAAAGATCGCCGCGCTAAAATACGAGAGCGTGCAAATCGCGCGGTTGCCTGCGATAAAAAGCGAGCGCGAGCGGGTGCGTATGGGCGAGCTCTTTACGATTTGGCTGTTTGGGCTTTTGCCCAAATTTATCTTAACGAACTACCGCCCGATGAGCGCGCAAGATATCGCAGCCTCCGTCATCGCCGCTGCGCAGACGGACGCTAAAGGCGTGCAAATTTATCATCCAAGAGATTTTCTATAA
- a CDS encoding ABC transporter substrate-binding protein, whose amino-acid sequence MRKFFKVLCAASLLCLVANASESLDKIGMTYVKSPLNVPSIVDKFKGFYAKSFGVPVEYSEITSGAKQTQALASNSLQFLNCVGGTSVILAAANKADIKIISAYSRAPEAFVIFSKDQNIKSPKDLKGKKVAGPKGTILNELLVRYLAFGGLGINDVEFISMGIPAAQAALENGSVDAALLAGPAAYNAQKSGLHIVTTGKGVITPVIVTATSGEFYKKHKDVVEKFKKAQDEILDYIKANKDEALKLTAEETGLSIEAVKSMYPQYDFSSKITAEDIKALEATQEFMLESKMIEQKIGIKSLLLN is encoded by the coding sequence ATGAGAAAGTTTTTCAAGGTTTTATGTGCGGCCTCTTTGCTTTGCCTCGTCGCAAACGCAAGTGAGAGCCTAGACAAGATCGGCATGACCTACGTCAAATCGCCGCTAAACGTCCCATCTATCGTCGATAAATTTAAAGGCTTTTACGCGAAGTCTTTTGGCGTGCCGGTTGAGTACTCTGAGATCACCTCAGGTGCGAAGCAGACGCAAGCTCTGGCTTCAAATTCGCTCCAGTTTTTAAACTGCGTGGGCGGCACTTCGGTCATACTAGCGGCTGCAAATAAGGCTGATATAAAGATCATAAGTGCCTATTCAAGGGCACCTGAAGCCTTTGTCATATTTTCTAAAGATCAAAATATCAAGTCGCCAAAAGATCTAAAAGGCAAAAAAGTAGCAGGCCCAAAGGGCACTATCCTAAACGAGCTTTTGGTTAGATACCTAGCTTTTGGCGGTCTAGGCATAAACGACGTAGAGTTCATCTCTATGGGTATCCCAGCTGCGCAAGCTGCACTTGAAAACGGCAGCGTCGATGCAGCGCTTCTTGCAGGGCCAGCGGCCTACAACGCTCAAAAATCAGGCCTACACATCGTGACAACTGGCAAAGGGGTCATCACTCCAGTCATCGTCACGGCTACAAGCGGAGAGTTTTATAAAAAGCATAAAGATGTGGTTGAGAAATTTAAAAAGGCTCAGGATGAAATTTTAGACTACATCAAAGCAAACAAGGACGAGGCGCTCAAACTCACAGCCGAGGAGACTGGGCTTAGCATAGAGGCGGTAAAGAGCATGTATCCTCAGTACGACTTTAGCTCAAAGATCACGGCTGAAGATATAAAAGCACTTGAAGCTACGCAAGAATTTATGCTTGAAAGTAAGATGATCGAGCAAAAAATAGGTATAAAATCGCTTCTACTAAACTAA
- a CDS encoding SDR family NAD(P)-dependent oxidoreductase, producing MKKYIVITGASSGIGAAAAKAFARRGENLILIARRAELLQSLKDEIAQIAPKSDVVIKICDLARSENVLTLWDELKSYELKALINNAGFGDYGAVGERDLFKISQMLRLNVLSLTLLSHLYVRDYKRKPAQLINISSAGGYSMVPNAVTYCASKFFVSAFTEGLHHELAQDKDAKMQAKVLAPAATRTEFGPVATDDAGYDYDAAFKRYHSSEEMAEFLLALYDSDACVGAVDRNNFEFSLQAAQFDYAGKR from the coding sequence ATGAAAAAATATATCGTCATCACCGGCGCGAGTTCGGGTATCGGAGCAGCCGCGGCAAAGGCGTTTGCGAGGCGCGGAGAAAATTTGATCCTAATCGCGCGCAGAGCGGAGCTACTGCAAAGCTTAAAGGACGAGATCGCGCAGATCGCGCCCAAATCGGACGTCGTGATTAAAATTTGCGATCTTGCGCGCAGCGAAAACGTCCTGACGCTCTGGGACGAGCTAAAAAGCTACGAGCTAAAGGCGCTCATAAATAACGCGGGTTTTGGAGATTACGGCGCGGTCGGCGAGCGCGATCTATTCAAAATCTCGCAGATGCTGCGGCTCAACGTCCTCTCGCTCACGCTGCTAAGCCACCTCTACGTGCGCGATTACAAGCGCAAGCCCGCCCAGCTCATCAATATCTCCTCCGCGGGCGGCTACAGCATGGTGCCAAACGCCGTCACCTACTGCGCGAGCAAGTTTTTCGTAAGCGCCTTTACGGAGGGCTTGCACCACGAGCTGGCGCAGGATAAAGACGCCAAAATGCAGGCTAAAGTTCTAGCGCCCGCCGCGACTAGGACGGAGTTTGGTCCCGTGGCGACGGATGACGCGGGCTACGACTACGACGCGGCTTTTAAGCGCTATCATTCAAGCGAGGAGATGGCGGAATTTCTACTTGCGCTTTATGACAGCGACGCGTGCGTGGGCGCGGTGGATCGAAACAACTTCGAGTTTAGCCTGCAAGCTGCGCAATTTGACTACGCGGGCAAACGTTAA
- a CDS encoding sensor histidine kinase, producing the protein MTQIDKTSVQDGLKSLIEQTYLIEREYKNLTASYANLQGFIKDIVEILPNAIWVLDEAGEIFLQNSEALKLGQILKFIPQNEGEISAAGQIYLIKIAQKEGKKIISATDITTEKRTERLASMGQVAAHLAHEIRNPVGSISLLASTLIKKADERARPVVEQMQKAIWRVERIIKATLLFTKGLTINAREFNLAELKSECEAAIECYTYGKEIKFSLDFPDLPYVGDRDLLAMVFQNMLFNAIDAVEENEDDDGWVRVDYRYCDGEHKFAVTDSGVPIKNQAMVFEPFKTSKLKGNGLGLHLCLQIVQAHGGSIEIELEPKSFCVNLPAKTRG; encoded by the coding sequence ATGACTCAGATCGACAAAACCAGCGTCCAAGACGGACTAAAAAGCCTGATCGAGCAGACCTATCTGATAGAGCGCGAGTACAAAAACCTGACCGCGTCGTATGCGAATTTGCAAGGCTTTATCAAAGATATCGTGGAGATTTTGCCAAACGCGATCTGGGTTTTGGACGAGGCGGGCGAGATATTTTTACAAAACTCAGAAGCCCTAAAACTGGGTCAAATTTTAAAATTTATCCCGCAAAATGAAGGCGAGATAAGCGCCGCGGGGCAAATCTACCTCATCAAAATCGCCCAAAAAGAGGGCAAAAAAATCATCTCCGCAACCGACATAACGACCGAAAAGCGCACCGAGCGCCTAGCCTCGATGGGTCAGGTCGCAGCCCACCTAGCCCACGAGATACGCAACCCTGTGGGCTCGATCTCGCTGCTAGCCTCGACGCTGATAAAAAAGGCTGACGAGCGCGCTCGCCCGGTCGTCGAGCAGATGCAAAAGGCGATCTGGCGAGTCGAGCGCATCATCAAGGCTACTTTGCTTTTCACAAAAGGCCTAACGATAAACGCGCGCGAATTTAACCTAGCTGAGCTAAAATCCGAATGCGAGGCCGCCATAGAGTGCTACACATACGGCAAGGAGATCAAATTTAGCCTAGATTTCCCCGATCTGCCATACGTCGGCGACCGCGATTTGCTCGCGATGGTGTTTCAAAACATGCTGTTTAACGCGATCGACGCGGTCGAGGAAAACGAGGATGATGACGGTTGGGTGCGCGTGGACTACCGATACTGCGACGGCGAGCATAAATTTGCCGTGACCGATAGCGGCGTGCCGATCAAAAACCAAGCCATGGTCTTTGAGCCGTTTAAAACGAGCAAGCTAAAGGGCAACGGACTAGGCCTGCACCTGTGCCTGCAAATCGTCCAAGCCCACGGCGGCAGCATAGAAATCGAGCTTGAGCCAAAGAGCTTTTGCGTAAATTTGCCAGCAAAGACGCGTGGCTAG
- a CDS encoding DUF234 domain-containing protein gives MQLIYFHLVFDALKFEANYYDIFEAIEKEILDKFEDLSLKFSFDAPFESELKFALCKLAKNDRKKYALNKFLPRPLILKIYAAAINSGIVNIEKTLEKPRIKSKYQKSKKLLERDKAQDKVVFNDNFTRFWFYFIEPNLDLLKNSEKAALMEIIRREFDSYAGFGFELLCRELLAFRLGTEPARVRSLWAKNIEIDIFLSIEGRIIVGEAKFKEHKICKNVVNLLLKKCERLGFVPDAVALFSKSGFSNEVGRLKNERILLFDLENFEELL, from the coding sequence TTGCAGCTTATTTACTTTCATCTAGTCTTTGACGCGCTCAAATTTGAGGCGAATTATTACGATATTTTCGAGGCGATCGAAAAGGAAATTTTAGATAAATTTGAAGATCTGTCACTCAAATTTAGCTTTGACGCGCCTTTTGAGAGCGAGCTTAAATTTGCCCTTTGCAAGCTTGCTAAAAACGACCGCAAAAAATACGCTCTAAATAAATTTCTGCCCCGCCCTCTCATCCTAAAAATTTACGCCGCCGCGATAAACTCAGGCATAGTCAACATCGAAAAGACGCTGGAAAAACCGCGCATAAAAAGCAAATATCAAAAATCTAAAAAGCTACTCGAGCGCGATAAGGCGCAGGATAAGGTGGTCTTTAACGACAATTTTACTAGATTTTGGTTTTATTTCATCGAGCCAAATTTAGACCTTTTAAAAAACAGCGAAAAGGCCGCGCTGATGGAGATCATCAGACGTGAGTTCGACTCGTACGCGGGCTTTGGCTTTGAGCTACTTTGCCGCGAACTTTTGGCGTTTAGACTAGGCACGGAGCCCGCGCGGGTGCGGAGCCTGTGGGCAAAAAATATCGAGATAGATATATTTTTGAGCATCGAAGGGCGCATAATCGTCGGAGAAGCTAAATTTAAAGAGCATAAAATTTGCAAAAATGTGGTAAATTTACTCCTTAAAAAATGCGAGCGCCTAGGCTTTGTGCCAGACGCCGTCGCGCTATTTTCCAAAAGCGGCTTTAGCAACGAAGTCGGTCGCCTAAAAAACGAGCGAATTTTACTTTTTGATTTAGAAAATTTCGAGGAGCTTTTATGA
- a CDS encoding cysteine hydrolase family protein: protein MKFDAKILEDLAEWFEGLKEIKFSEILAGDAANTAFISVDMIEGFCSTGPLASPRVGAIADAIAQIISAAYAAGARNLVLLEDSHEANCAEFDAFPPHAVKGTEGANTVPQLRNLPFFDEIKIFRKNSLSAAYCAEFNAFLAQNPQIDTFVVLGDCTDLCVYQLVSHLKLSANEANIRRKVLVPANLVATYDAPGHEGDFYHAMFLQHMQTGLGAQVVRGIKF, encoded by the coding sequence ATGAAATTTGACGCGAAAATTTTAGAGGATTTAGCGGAGTGGTTTGAGGGGCTAAAGGAGATCAAATTTAGCGAAATTTTAGCGGGCGACGCGGCAAACACCGCCTTTATCAGCGTGGATATGATAGAGGGATTTTGCAGCACCGGGCCGCTAGCTAGCCCGCGAGTGGGCGCGATCGCGGACGCTATAGCGCAAATTATTAGCGCGGCTTACGCGGCGGGCGCGAGAAATCTCGTGCTGCTCGAGGATAGCCACGAGGCAAACTGCGCGGAATTTGACGCATTTCCGCCGCACGCGGTCAAGGGAACAGAGGGCGCAAATACGGTACCGCAGCTGCGCAATCTGCCGTTTTTTGACGAGATAAAAATCTTTCGCAAAAACTCCCTGAGCGCGGCCTACTGCGCCGAATTTAACGCATTTCTCGCGCAAAATCCACAGATTGATACCTTTGTAGTGCTGGGCGACTGCACAGATCTTTGCGTCTATCAGCTAGTCTCGCACCTAAAACTTAGCGCAAATGAGGCAAATATCAGGCGCAAAGTCCTAGTGCCGGCAAACCTCGTCGCCACCTACGACGCGCCGGGGCACGAGGGGGACTTTTATCACGCGATGTTTTTGCAGCATATGCAAACGGGCCTTGGCGCGCAGGTCGTGCGAGGGATTAAATTTTAG